The genomic stretch aaaaaaagattgtatGTAACAAAGagtatattaaaatattagaaaatacaGTTTACAAACGGAACGATGTGCATTCTTGTAAACATATATAAAGGTTTCTGggtaaaaaaacaaccttaagTTAGTGTAAGAAATACAGAAACTCAGATTGGTAGATATAGATTTCTTTCAAACCATCTCTTTCAGTTAAAACTCACAAAGTAGACATTTAAATTgacagaaatatagaaaagtGGCAATGAGGTATACGTTTCAGTAGCTATCTTGGGATCAGTCCCCATGGAATTACACATCCACAGCAGCTAATAACACTTTTTATTCTGACTGCTGTTCTTTCGTAGAAGTTTTTGGTTCAGTGCAATGACCAGAGAACAGAGTGGAAGTGGACCCACAAAGTCTCCTGCAATGATGTTGAGGCTCTTGGGGTCCGACCCAGGTATCTGCTCCTCCAGCCATTTCCTCAAATACTCCCAATTACTGAAGGTCAGCGTCCGCAGGGACTGCTTTGGGTTCATGGTGATGTAATTCCTATCAGCTGTCAGGTTCAGGCCAGAGATGAAGAAGccatctgagaaaaaaaaacattaataattagTACACACTTGTCAATTTAGTCTTCAAAGAAGTCTCTAATGTCATGAACTCTACTCTTTGTGCTCCCAAGTCAGTGTAGTGAATGTCAGGAAAGAAGAGAGTAACTGAAACTCACCTGGACGCCCGAGGTCTTTGTTCCACTCCAGGTAACTGATCACTCCTTGAGCTGTGCGCTTATTGGCCCACAAGTAGGGGATGGCAGGCCACAGCTCCTGATGTCTCACTGCAGTTTGGGATTCATAGGACAGCAGGACCTGGTAACCAGATGCCCACAGACTGCGCAAGGTCAGGACTGACTCCTGTGTGAGGCAGGTTAGGCTTTGTCAGGCACAGGGTGGTTTTTATACAGTAAATCAGCTGTACGAGGAGAAAACTAACCTTTCGGGGGCAAAGTTTTGAGCCGAACAGCTTCTTCAGTGACAAAATGAATGATTCGTGGAGTCCGTCGCTGATTCCCTCAAAATGGCTGCAAGCAAGGATAACAATCTCCTTTGGGTGAGACTCCAGCCAGGTGGCAACAGATGACAGTGTTTCCTGTAAAGGAGGGATTGATGCATAAACAATACATACATATTCCCCAAAAGCTCAAACTAAGGGCAGTTTAATTAAGATGGTTATACTCACCAAGACTGttacatgtgtgtatatgacGTGTGTGAAATACAGGTCATTGGAGATGTCGTCAGGCTTGTGTGCAATGCGGAGATCAAAGAACCGAATCCCCATCGAAAGTTGCTCCTCAATGCTTTTGTCCTGAGGGGAGGAGCCATGTTATCACAATACTGACATAACACATGTCTGGATACTACATATGCAAGTATGTTATATGACAATTAGGTATATTATGTTACAGttattgataaaaaaatgtatcaatagTCAGAAAACCTACATTCACAAAGCCAAGAAATATGATTGGTCCCTGCACTTGCACCTGTCTTTCTCATGTAGCATATCAAAACTGCTTTTCCAttacttaaagctgctataatcaatatttttttgttaacaatggatcaaatgactctGCATAACAGGAATCGCTCCTAGTGACGCaaacccacagataattatcacctgACCCTGCAGTTCTGCAGCTCTGTGGTGCCTTTCAGtaactttcagctcattgtttttgttttccagcacgcaactttactgttttggctctcactgctctcatcgGAACCGTTTCCAGAcgcagcaggaagctgttatcagtaaaaatgaaaactgactgtacactacctgctctgCACCAAACCGCAGACAGACACAGtaagcaactagctggtgaacatagtgaagcatttagcagctaaagagccagatatttccctcaggagttgcaGGAGGAgactaaaacagagctaaaaggagagtgaatatggGACTTACATGTGTCAGgtgaacagaaacatgactccaaatgaattataatgttgctctgtaactgctggatgtgtaaataagcaactttTGTCTTCCAGTGGCCAAAATAAATCAGTTACTGCAGAAAATCAGATATCAATAGCCAATCAGGTTTGTTGGTTCCTTGTTTTACTAATTTAATTTACTTACATTTGATCCAAATGGGAATTATGTGAGGTCAGCAAACTCCATGTACCAATTAGAATAATAAACATGTTAGTTCTCCCACCCAAAACAGATAGGGAGataggggtgggggggtgggggggcagagATATGACTGGACAATCTTGTAGCTTCACTTCCAGGTGATGTCTGGGAAGTGGTGTGTGCAAAACCCCCCACAGCAATAATGTCTCAGTCCCAAAGGGGTCCTCAAACCACTTTGTCAACTACATTATAATCAGAACAAGTTGTCCAGCTGATGCTATTTATACTCTTCCACCATACATACCTGTGTTGTAGCCCATTTAAAAATGGCAGGTCTTGTAAAGCAGTAGAAAACTCCATCCAGGAGCCTGAAGCAGTCTGATTCAGACCTGACCAAGGGGGAGTTTATATCCAGACAGTAGCTCATGGCATCATGGCTCCCTGGATGAAAAAGCACATTAAAGCTTTACATGTTCTTCAGAACTCTGAACTGGGGAAACTGGTTTACCTTTCTACAAGACTAAAATGCAAAACCAATTGAAGTCAGAGACTGAGTCTTTATTGTTGTATTCACTAAAATTATTTTTCTCCAGAGCCAAAGTCcactttttattcaaattgCTTGTAAAGAATGTAAATagtctaaacacagagatattcagtttactgtcgtaaaagcagcaaatattcacatttaagaagctcgAATCAatgaattttgacattttcgctgaaaaaactgaatctgtcgatcaactaaccAGTTTATCAGTTGTTTCAGCTATAATTAACATAATTCAACCGTATATATATAATTAGTCTGACTGTCCTGTAGTACTTGAATGTCTATACTGGCTGATCTGTGCTCCTCTGTGCCGTACATTTTACAAAGGTACGGTGCAAACACACGGGAAGAGAAGAGGAGTTATCTGTACCAGGTATGGCCAGGTCTGTCAGAGGAACGTCCCACAGCTCCTCGGGTAGAGATGACATCCAGTCCTGGCAGCTGTAATCCATGTCGGACAAGTCAGTCACAGACCTTCAGGAGACtcactgaaaactgaacttATGGATCTGAGAATCCTGTTCGCGCAAGTCATCATATGATCAATACCACTTCCTTTATCCAATTCCTTTAAATGATCGACCACAAATTGAacaaaggaggaggggggagactAAACTTTGTGTTTCCTGATTCATCTGCGTTGTTGGCTCCGTCCTAATAACAACAACTGCATTTTTAAGGACTTATAAGTTCGCGTTCACGCCCTGTGACGTAAAAGGCAACAGTGTCCTATGTCTGAAAAATGCCAACGCAAGTGATGTCACACTTCATTCACACTTGACACATTTCTCCTCAAAGAAGACAAACTGCTTTTTCACAACAGCCCGGTGCTTCGTTGCTGTGACGTGTCGGAGGAGGCGGGGCAAGCAAGTGTCAAACAAGAAGGTGAGAAAGATCTCGCGAGAGTGGtcgttttaacccaaaccatggtctttccctaaccctaaccaagtggggttttttgtgcctaaacataaccagaccttaaccacagcgctgtcacatcatgaaacatcattattttgtacAACGCGCAAAATGAAGAAACAACGCGTACATATCTCGCGAGATATCTCGCAAATCTAGGGTAACTGTCTAGACATGACCATCTTCAATACATTCTGCAAcctgcattatttttatttatttaatttttttgtgtgtgttttatgtattcattttttactctattttgcttttattgtttgttaTCTTTTTACGTTATATTTATGATAGGTTACTGCTGCTTGGATTATTTCTTGTATGTTTGATGCAAAAGAGATGCAATGCCTATATGTTGGTGCTGAAATGTTCgtgaaatcattaaaataaataaataaattcctgCAGAAAACTCCAACATTTTATAGAATtgcatataaaaacattgagCTAAGATGAATTATTTCATCAACTTGCAATGTAATTATGTAAATGATGTATGCTCTTCacagaaataatttaaaaacttaTATTTTAGAAATGAGATTGAGAGGTCAGAAGGGTTTATTGTTCCCTCAGTTATGTACTGGCTTATTTTCTACTGTTATCGtcatgtgattttatttcatttataaaatcTTTGTATCAACTAATGTTTCATCATGTGCTGAGGAACTTGTTATCAGTGATAATGGTgcttccattttctttttacttgcaaaacatttaaagtttttGAGGCTTATTTGTCATGAATGGtctggtttgtttttaaatctacCTCATAACTActaaatctatattttttttattggatcATCAATTTCTGagtttaaaaaagagaaatattactactgtgttttaaaagaacaaaatgagtCAGGACAAAATGTTCATGTCAAGTTTATTTACATATCTTTCCATTACATAAGCAGACAACCCTTCCTAGATGTAACTCATCAACATATCAATAAGCCATCTCACATAGAAGGCAGCAACCAACAGGAAgtaggaaaacaacaaaacaaggaagCAGACCAAAGCAAAGTCCCTGATTAAATGAGgacagtataaataaaaatccCGACATTCTTTTCTTCAACTAATTAAGGCTGGACAGAGCTGCTGGTATGATTATAGACTTTTCTGtggttatttattattgattactGCAGTTGATACATTTAGAACATAATGGCCACCTTCATAAGACACTTCTTTTTGCCTTTGCCCACAACACTGGACACAAGTGCTGGCCAATGGGAGCTCTTGTTACTCTGTTTATTATAGAGAGGATCTTTCAATTGACCTGTAGGTGAAACAGAAACTGTACATTtaagaatatatacataatacaCACTAATCTAATGGCAGAAtaattaaatcattcatttcatttaatcaaTGTTTTCAACAATaccattttaactttttaagaTTGTAATTCcataatttaaatgtaattcattcattaactgTCTTTAAATGCAACAATTAAGTTAATTATTCTGattaatcacagaaaaaaatgattatgtAAGAAGCATGCTCtctttagtttttagtttattagtttatttcTAAGAGACAAGTACAGAGAACAGTGACAGTTTCAGGACCAGAgtctgatatactgtacatgtgtaaaTAGCCGAAGCTAATTTCCAACATCAGTCCCTTGATGGGTATTGATGGTTCAAGCTatcattaaaattacattatagtTTAAAATCagtgtatataataataaaacaagaacaacaaccaTCCATGacagcaaaaatacaaacagacaaataaaacaatacaaaacccaaaacattcATAGCACAAACTCAAGTACACTAGTTGGTGTCATGATTACAGTTCTGGCTCTTGAATGTTGTAGAAAACGTTTTAAAATCCTGAATCTGCTTTGAACTGGCGGGTAGGGAATTTTTTATCTTCCCTACAAGCATggacaaaatgtaaatgcacaATTCATGAATCCTCTTTACCCTGTATGAGGCTTTAAACCCCAAACTAACAGTAGAAACATATGTACACTATCTGAACAAAGGCCTTTTTAAAggtcattttcacattttacaaaaagtGACAAGAGGAACAAGTCTGTTTTGTGGCTCTAATGTTACTCTCTTATTTCCCTGTTTGTCATCATGTTGACTGTTATGGTGACTTTAACAGAACCTTTGAAGTGAGCAGCCTACTATTTAAGCAATGAATTGCCTTAACATATTTGAATTAGAGTAAACTAATAGCTTACgtttaaaaggtttaaaaaagtCAATTACATCCTGTGCTAATTAATAATTGTAGAATTAAGTTTTTGCAAGGTAACACAAATTGTGATGTTCTATCATGAGGGAATTGCAAGCATTGTAAAGGAATGTAGGGGAACAAGCTTTTTTCCTACTGTGGCCCTTTAGGGACACCATACAGTAGTTTGACATTCTCTGTGGCTGAAAATACCAAGGACATGGTCACTTCTTTTAAgtgagtaaaacattttttgctcataaagtggaaacatttttaattgtatttgtacTTCTGAATGGTCCGTGAATAAAGTGAgattattttcttcaaaatgCTCATGTTTATTGGAAAAGCGTATCTTCACAGGCACAGTGGTGCagcattattttaaaatcaaggCCTAACCTGCTGAATAAAGTCAATTCTTAATAGAACAGTCAAGGTTGGGTTCATgcaaataacttttttttctccatgcaTTTTGCATAAGTTTCTTCTCTACATTCTCTATGGGTAAATACACGTCTTACAGTTTAGCTACTTCTTAAACTTGCTGCCCACATGTCGTATTTATAAAACATGTGCCCTACAATAAGTCATATGTGGTCAGTGAATACATTGTTTGTGCTTACTCATCTAAAATGCATACATTAAGGTGACATTAGTTGTATCATTATTGCTTCGGTCACCGTAACATTAAGCTGGCCACCTTGCTGATGTGTGACAACTGATACAGTACATTGCATAAATAGTgaactgaatgtaaacaaacaagtgcAGCTCAATATACCAAAAGTCTGTTTCCAAGCAGCTTTAAGACTGAAATATACAATTCACTGCCTCCAATAAgtgcatttatatttaaatgaataattcaagtacttgagtatttttctCAACAAAACAAGCTCATGTGTATTTCATGCTgtgattcacattttttttttgtagaataaTGCATATCGGTAAAAGTCATGAGGACCATTTCAGTAGTTTCTCATTCAATGTAACAACAGCTGGTACAAACTGGCTCTCTGTGATAAAGTCCCCAGCAATAATATTGAGAGAGTCCACTTTGGAGCCGGGAGTCTGCTCCTTCACCCAGCTGAGCAGCGTCGGGTACGTGGACATCACCAAGTCTTTCAGGGACTCTGTCGGGTGTGTGCAGATGTATTTCAGGTCCTCTGTCAGATTAATTCCTGTGACGAAGAAACctcctgaaacacaaaatacacacatggGATTGTACATGTGACAGTAGtaagtaataaagtaataataactTATGTCCCTAGCCTGTATCATCGGTACATTACCTGGTCTGCCGCGTTGTTTCCTGTGTTCAAACTCCTCAATAAGAGCCTCAGCTTTGCATTTGTTGGCCCACCAGTAAGGAATATGTGGCCACAGGTCACTGTGATAGCTGACAATGTTGTGTTCATAGGACACAATCACTTGGTAGCCTAAAGCCCAGAGGTTTCGAAGACTTAACACTTCCTGAAATCAAAAGAATAATGGGCTGAATTGcattttttgatgattttttaattataatttaaagGACGAGGCTTGTGTTATTCTTACTGTCAAAAAACCCCTTGAAAAGACGTAAACCGTCTCTGTCTCTCAATGCTATCAGACTTTCCCAGACTGTTTGTTCCTATTGAAGTAGGATGAAATCTTgtgatgtaaatctttaaaaatgggtcaTTATCATAGTAGTTTCAGCTGGGCATTGTAGTTTTTGGCAAATATTACTCAAACAgaagtaaatagtgcatttgttggagactattttcagctgcggattaatacacatttgataGATTAgctaaaataaactacaatttacagtgtgtttaatttgttggacaacaatggagctctatggcacagtgGAACAGGATATATCAGTCTTTGGCTATACATACAATACTTATTAGGAtaaatttattgtttatttgagtcttttcatgagatttattgacaatatgaaaaatatagaacatcgCCAAGAGAAGCCATACCATTTTGGGACAGAGCTTGGAGGTGAATATGTTGCGTATGGTTCTGAGCAGCCTCATGTGGAGCTCCTGGCTCAGGCCGAGGAAGTGGCTGAAGGAGAGGATGACCACTTCTCTGGGATGAGCGTCCAGCCACTCTCTTATCTCAATAAGAACAGTctataaaaggaaaacacaagATGCCATTCAGTTTACAGCAGGACGCCATCTAGTAAAAAATTTACACCTTTGCACAAATGATAACTGGTGACATATAATGCCAGGATCCATTAGGCGGTAGGACGTGATTTTTGGCTTTCATACATGGGTTTACTAATGGAGCGTGTCAAGTGTGTTCGATCTGCCAGATCTGCTCTGGAtaaagaagttttttttcccactcacCACCTGGCAGCTCTGCTGGAGAGTAGAGGTGAGTGAAGAGCATTCTTATTCTTCTTGCAGATATGTTGAGTACTACAGAAGTGTCTTAAAAATGCTTTATATTTTCTGCATTATTTCTTTGTAGCATCACAGATAACGTCGCTTAGGTGAAAAGCATCAAGCGTGGTGAAAGATTTACAGAAATCTGATGAATTCCTAAGCGGATAATTTTCTAGAGCATCTAATACTCTTTCATACTTGCCAAAGAATTGATGTGTTAAGGTGTGTTTAAGAAAAGGGCTGAAGAAAAGGATTCTAAATAAAATGGCCGCATTCCCactacaataaaatataaacatccaCAATTGCAACcataatgttgattttttgaGCACAATAAAGAGCAGAGACAGGAGGATTTAATATCTCACTGGAGAATGAGTGTGTTGTTGTTCTTTAAGTTTATCTTTCTGGTTATTGTTCTGAGTGCAGGCGGGCCTTTACAGGAGCATAACTCTCAGTGTGGAAACATCTTGTGgacatttgtgtctgtgtgccaTTACTTCACCTCCACAGTGACTGTGGTGTAAACACCGTGGTAGAAGTACAGATCTGTGGAGCTGTCGTTGGGTCTGTGTGCAATTCTCAGGTCACAGTATCTGACCCCACAGTCCAGCTGCTGCTTTATAGAGTAGTCCTATGAGACACAGAATGCAGAATACATTACAAGACACAGCTTAACATATTATTGAATCCATTTTTATTAACAAAGAGTAACTTGTAtggctttttttgtgatttattacCTGGGTTTTCGCCCATTTGTACACAAAGGGGCGAATAAGGGGCTTCATGTATTTATCCAGCTTTTGAAGCATGTCTGGCTGGGTGAGGTCAACAGGGGATCTGTCATTCATATCCAGACAGTAAGTAATCGCATTGTGGCTGCCTGAGTGGAGAGAAGATCAATACAATCATCGTAAGAcatctaattattattatatgcatTAACATCTAGGATGGTCTAGACATAATGCAACTACCAACAGCTAACGTCAGCCTACCTGGGATGGCCAGGTGGTACAGAGGGATGTCCCACAGAGCACACGGCAGGTGAGTCATCCAGCTGTCCATGGGCAGCTCTCCCAGTCTCAGCTCTCTCACTCCGGACACCACAACCGAGGACATTCTGAGCTCCGGCGTCTGCAGCCCGTCAGTGAACACACATttaatcagtggtggaagaagtactcagatcccttatttaaataaaagtacataagtattatcagtttgatgtaattaaagtattgcagtaaaagtagtggtttggtctctctgactgatattattatatatgacatcattagattattaatagtgaagcatcagtgttagagcagcatgctactgttgttgctgctggaggtggagctagtttacactactttatatacatttagctattttagtccagtggttcccaacctaggggtcgggcccctccaaagggtcaccagataaatctgaggggttgtgagatgattaatgggagagaaaagaagaaaaaacaaagttctgatacacaaatctgttttcagtttttggactttttcactaatctttgatttttggtgaaactttggatcatttgaacagtttttgaaatgaaaccatgtgagatgtttagagggaaaaatcactctggtggagctgttaacaactcatagacatctgaaatgtgaccccgactacacactgcttttagtaagacgtcaaaagccaaaaaggttggaaaacactggtttcatctttaacaatgtgttttattttaaaagcttgttatattatcattcgtgtcaaatcttcatctgaaaagtaactaaagctgtcaaataaatgtagtgtaaatgtaatgtaaataatgtaataaatgtaatgtaaatgtagaaaatacaatattttcctctgaaatgcagtgg from Thunnus albacares chromosome 9, fThuAlb1.1, whole genome shotgun sequence encodes the following:
- the plcxd1 gene encoding PI-PLC X domain-containing protein 1; the encoded protein is MSSVVVSGVRELRLGELPMDSWMTHLPCALWDIPLYHLAIPGSHNAITYCLDMNDRSPVDLTQPDMLQKLDKYMKPLIRPFVYKWAKTQDYSIKQQLDCGVRYCDLRIAHRPNDSSTDLYFYHGVYTTVTVETVLIEIREWLDAHPREVVILSFSHFLGLSQELHMRLLRTIRNIFTSKLCPKMEVLSLRNLWALGYQVIVSYEHNIVSYHSDLWPHIPYWWANKCKAEALIEEFEHRKQRGRPGGFFVTGINLTEDLKYICTHPTESLKDLVMSTYPTLLSWVKEQTPGSKVDSLNIIAGDFITESQFVPAVVTLNEKLLKWSS
- the si:dkey-66a8.7 gene encoding PI-PLC X domain-containing protein 1 encodes the protein MDYSCQDWMSSLPEELWDVPLTDLAIPGSHDAMSYCLDINSPLVRSESDCFRLLDGVFYCFTRPAIFKWATTQDKSIEEQLSMGIRFFDLRIAHKPDDISNDLYFTHVIYTHVTVLETLSSVATWLESHPKEIVILACSHFEGISDGLHESFILSLKKLFGSKLCPRKESVLTLRSLWASGYQVLLSYESQTAVRHQELWPAIPYLWANKRTAQGVISYLEWNKDLGRPDGFFISGLNLTADRNYITMNPKQSLRTLTFSNWEYLRKWLEEQIPGSDPKSLNIIAGDFVGPLPLCSLVIALNQKLLRKNSSQNKKCY